From the Piliocolobus tephrosceles isolate RC106 chromosome 14, ASM277652v3, whole genome shotgun sequence genome, the window TGGCACATATCAGTCCCATGATGAGGACCTCAGGACTTCCCAAACTTTCCAGTCTTTTGTCGCTCCACCATCATGAAGAGTTTTTCTTTTACAGTCTCACCTCTCTCTAGGGTAGTCCTCCAATGTTCCCCACAGTGATTCTTCCCAACCCCCAGTGCTGTCCCCAGAATCCTTCCACACTGAGTCATCCGGCCCTGTGCCCATGATGGGCCCTTGTCACTCTAGGTGGCCAAGCTCCAGGTGCCTTCAGCACCTGGAAGACAAGCTACCATCTAGTCTCTATATATGGTGCTGTTTCTCCTGCCCTACAGTCCTACCAAGGACCTGCTTCCTATGCTCTGTCCAAGtgctgcccccagcccctccctccacctccttccCCTACACAGGTCCTTTCTCCTTTCCACGCTGAAATCTCAGGGTCTCTGTGTCCTTGTTTTTGACAGAGAAAGGGGATAATCTGATATGGTTGGAATGTGGACCCTGTGCAGGCAGCGTATTCAGTGCTTTCTGCATGTTATTTTATGATTTCCCAAACTGGGTTTATCATCAAAATCACTAGGgggctttaaaaaaagagaagattcccAAGCCCCCACCCTACACATCCCAATTCAGTGAATGTAGCATGGAGTAAGAGAACCTGTTTAGTTTGATGGGCCTCACTGGGGGTCCTGTTGATTAATTGAGTATCAAAAACACTGGATTATCTCAGAACAGCCTTAAGAAGAAGGAACTGTTATTGTTAACTCCAACTTGTGaaggaggacactgaggcttagagaggctaAAGAAGTTGCCCACAGTTACACAAGTGTTGAGTGACTGAGCTGTGGCTCAAAGACAAGTCTGACTCAGAGCCAGTGCTCTTAACATCAGGCTGCACTGCTCCTCTCATTTTCCTTTATTGGCACTCGCCTTGCTCTGCCCCTTTTCTCAGTGTTTGACCagtttttatgaattttttccAAAACCTCTATGGTTTTGCCTCCTACTGCAAGCCCAAGGGCTGAGTAGACATCTCTGACACTGCCCCTGCATTGCCCCCAGCTCTCTGCTGGCCTTGGCAGGGAGCCCCTTGCTACAGCCACGGGTACCCCTTATAGGCCTGCTCTTGGGCTTCTTGCTGGGAGTCTGCCTTGCAGCTGATAACAGATGACATCACTgagcttgattcttttttttttttttttttgagatgggatcttgctatgttgcccaggctaggctcCTAGGGTCAAGCTGaactcccgccttagcctccagagtagctgggatgacaggcatgcaccaccatgcccagcatcaCTGAGCTTGATTCTGTGACGGGCTGTTCCTTAGCAGCAGTGACGTCTGGTTGGCCTGATTCTTTCCCCATCCCCTTACCTGGGCCAGGCTTTGCTGTGTAGGAATCAGAGCTGCATCAGACCTGGCCCCAGCGCTTGAAGTGCTCTCACAGGGAATAGGAGGACTCATGTGCAGGTAACCTTCGGGAAACTGCACGGTGCAGGAGAGGCCCTGCAGCAGGGGAGCGGAGCTCGTCAAGCAAGgaatgcaggttttttttttgttttgtttttttgagacggagtttcgttctttttacccaggctggagtgcagtggcatgacctcagctcactgcaactcttccgcctcctggattcaagtgattcttgtgcctcagcctcccaagtagctgggattacaggtgcccaccaccatgcctgactaattttttatttttaaaagacagggtttcaccatgttggccaggcggctctcaaactcctgacctcaggtgatccacctgcctcggcctcccagagtgtggggattacaggcgtgagccaccatgcccggcctgaatgCACATTTTTACTGGAGCACAGTCTGGGCAGAAGATGATTGGTTGGGAAAAAATTACATAGAATGTCTAGAAACCAGGAAGCCTCAGTTCTTTCTGAGAAGAATCTTGCTATCCTCTGGAGCCTCTCTGATCCTTATCCAAGGCTAACAAGGCTTTTTTGACACCTGACCTCTGACCCACAGGCTGAGGCAGATGTGGCCTCTCTGAACCGCCGCATTCAGCTGGTTGAGGAGGAGCTGGACCGGGCCCAGGAGCGCCTGGCTACAGCCCtgcagaagctggaggaggccGAGAAGGCAGCTGATGAGAGCGAGAGGTGGTCGGGGCCTCGGAGAGGACGGTCCGGGAAGGAGGAGGGAGCCTGTCTCTGCTGGTCCTGACCCCACGCTCACCCTCTCCCTGTCTTTCAGAGGAATGAAGGTCATCGAAAACCGGGCCATGAAGGACGAGGAGAAGATGGAGCTGCAGGAGATGCAGCTGAAGGAAGCCAAGCACATCGCTGAGGATTCAGACCGCAAATATGAAGAGGTGACAGCCTTGCCCCTCTGCCTGCTCACTGCCCAGCCTGCAACATGCCCAGTCCTTCTCCACTGATCTACCCTCTCTTTCTcacttccctcaggtggccagGAAGCTGGTGATCCTGGAAGGAGAGCTGGAGCGCTCAGAGGAGAGAGCTGAGGTGGCTGAGAGGTAAAGATACCCGAGGGTGGCAAGTGGGCCCATTGGCCCTGGGGCCTTCCACATGGTGGGGAGGTAGCGTCCTAGGCTTGGGGCTGTAGGGACAGGCCCTGTTCTCTGACCCCTGCCCGCTGCCCCTAGCCGAGCCAGACAGCTGGAGGAGGAACTTCGAACCATGGACCAGGCCCTCAAGTCCCTGATGGCCTCAGAGGAGGAGGTAGCAACCCCTCTGAACCTTTCTGGGCAATGGCGCCTTCTCTCAGCTCACCTTCCCTCCGTCTCAGCACCGCAGACTGCTCTTTCTCAGCTGCTGGGGATCAGGAAGGGCCTGGGGCTTCTGAGCCCTGCCTGCTGTCACTCTCACAACTttgctcttctcttctctcctccaccCATCCCCCGCTGTGCCATCTCCACTGTCTGGCTTCGCTGTGCCCTCACACCCCGCCCCCCCCGCCACACACCCCCTGCAGTAAATGTGGGGACCTAGAGGAGGAGCTGAAAATTGTTACCAACAACTTGAAATCCCTGGAGGCCCAGGCGGACAAGGTAGAGGGGAGCAGAGGGGCAGTGAGGATGGGGTCCCAcaggggagggaggtgagggacccaaggcagggaggggctgggtgttcaacagaggcaagatggccaGGAGCCTACGGGGTACAATGGAGAAATGAAGGATCTGTGGTGGTGCTGTACTGATGGCATGTGTGTGTCCCCAAAAGTATTCCACCAAAGAAGATAAATATGAAGAGGAGATCAAACTGTTGGAGGAGAAGCTGAAGGAGGTGAGAGTCCTCTTCCAGTTCCCAGTCTCCCCTCAAGCCACCCTAGTCCTTGCCAGAGACAGCCTGTGGCAGGACACTTGAGGGTTGGGATGGGCAAGAAGCTTGACTCAGGCAGCGGTCTGTGGCAAGGCCTAATTCTTTGCCATTTCTCCCACCCTGCCTTTACCCCCAGGCTGAGACCCGAGCAGAGTTTGCTGAGAGGTCTGTGGCAAAGTTGGAGAAAACCATCGATGACCTAGAAGGTAAAAGAAGCCTTTATAAGTAGGTCCACACCTGCCGTGATTACCAGTCTGTCCCGTACCTTCTCATCCCATTTTAGTTGCTACCAGTAAACTAGGATTGGACCACCTAGGACCCTACCAACTCCCCAAGTCTGTGGGCCATGTCTACAATTCAAGTAATTGTAGCTGCCCATGGCATAACAATtccaatgcttctcaaacttcagcatgcatgagaatcactgggagatttttaaaaacagattcctTGGCTCTGCCCCAAAGAGATTGCTGACTTTGGGCTGGAGGATTTACATTTCTAGCTAGTTCTCTGGTACTGCCGATGCTGCTGGTCCTCATGCCACACTCTGAGTGGCACCCATATAGACAATTGCGTCCCCGAGTGTAACGCAGTAGAGTTCTAGCTCAGAGACTGGCTTATTAACTAGAGAGCTATTGGACTGAACATCTGGGTCTGCATGACAACACTCatagaaaacactattttaagCTAGATTTGGCAAAAGCAAACATCCAGATACTTGTGAGTCTGTGGCTATTTCTATTGTGAATGGTGTTGTGGCTAAAGttgcctttcctttttattctgtgATAACCCTTTCACTTTCCCACTTCTTTCACTTCCAGCCTTCTCAGGCAAGCTGCAGTTCTACCTCCAGCTTTAGGAGGTTTGCCCTTTCTGGCTCCAGCACCCTCCCTCTCCCGGCAAAGCAAGCACTTCTGCTTGTCGAGAGCACTGTGCCCACAGCTCCCTGGGGAGACAGGAGCTTCTGTGGGTTGAGCCAATTTGGGGTACAGAGAAGGACAGAAAAGAGATGGGGTAGAGATGGGGAGAAGGAGTTCCCGACAGCTGTCCAACCTGTTCCCTGGCCtccctctctcactctgtctttgTGCACCTctgattctgtttttctttccattgccctctctccttcctttcctctttccctccgcTCCCTTTCCCACACTCCCACCTGTTCCCCTCCCTGGACCCCCCAGATGAAGTCTATGCCCAGAAGATGAAGTACAAGGCCATTAGCGAGGAACTGGACAACGCACTCAATGATATCACCTCCCTCTGAGCCCCACGCCAACGTGGCCACCTCagccctcttctctcctctcctttctgttCTCTCTATGGGGAGGGGAGCAGGCAGGAGGAGCAGAAATTGCCAACATTGCACAGCCAGGCTGGGAGCAGCCTAGGGAGAGCCCCTATCATGCCCACCACCCACTCTGGCACTGGCTTCATCCTTTACCTGTCCCCTCCACCCCCCTTTGCTGCTTAATAAACTCTGAACTTggtctccatgctgttttcctgCCCTCCAGAGAGCACCCCTATCGCCACCACAGAGCACTGGTTCACTCCTGACACCCTGACTCTTACTGACACCCCCAGCCCCTGCACTGAGCCCACCCACAAAACACCATGGCCCACGCTGAAACCCCTCTGCACAGACACTCCCTGGCTGTCGCTCTCTGACTCACCGCTGCATGTGGGCACGTGTAGCCCGATCAAACCATGACCCCCTCTGGTGCCAATCACTGACCACAGAGCACTTAGCTGGGGTTCCAGGATCAAACAGAGGGACTGGAAAGGAAGTAGGGTGGTAAGGTGCAGGACAGGGGCAAGAAGGTTGCAAAAGGTCTGGAACGAAGCTTGGAAAAAATGTTGGATATCAGCAACATGGGGCTTTTCACTGCAGCGGCAGGTCTGTTTTCTACCTCAAGTCTCTCTGTCTGGCCCTTCCTTTCCTGGCGCAGTCTTTGTCTTACCTTCTGTCTCCAACTTTCTTACACCTTCTAAAGAGGAGGATAAAGTAGTTTATGACTCAGGCCTCCTCACCCCACCTCCATGACCCTAAGGCCTTGAGTGGGGCATCCACGTCCGTCCTGTTGCCCTCATCCTGGTCATTCCATCCGTTTGTCCCTGCCATGGGGCCCTGAAGTCCCTGAATGCATGTGTCTTCCTGTGTCTCCTGACCCGCTCAATGTCTATATGTCACCTTCCCCTGGCCCTGCCCCCCCACGTATCCCCCTTGtgtctccctccttcctcacctGCTGCTTCCCCTCACAGAGACCTTGGCTAGTGCCAAGGAGGAGAACGTCGAGATTCACCAGACCTTGGACCAGACCCTGCTGGAACTCAACAACCTGTGAGGGccggccccacccccagccaggcTGTGGTTGCCGCCCCAACCCAATAAAACTGATGTTACCAGCTTCTCAAGGCCCTTTAAGCCTTTCTTTGGTGTTGGCAATGGAGTTTGAAGGACCCCTGAATGAGCAGGGCCTGGGTCCTTGCTCTGCATTGGGACTTCCTTTTCAGGGGAAACTGGGATGGGGGGCCTGGGCTCATTGAGGAGGGGCTGTGAACAGGCTGTGTGAAGCAGGAAGCCTGACAGAACTGGGGAACATCGTAGGCCTTGTACCCTATAGGCAGAGAAGCTGCCATCCATAGCACCGCCCTGTTCCAGCAGCCAGCTGGGCCAGACAGCACATCCTGAAGCAAAAACTGCAAGAGGTGACACATTTTCCTTGAGCAGGGTGAAAACCCAAAAGCCTGAGTGTGATGTTAAGCCTAGGGCTGCTGTCTGCCCTACCCCTCAACACAtacactgcacacacacatacacacggcCATCCCAACAGTATCAGTCATTTCTGTCCTCTTCCTGATAGcatctgtggtaggcagaataattcTCCTTCTCCAAAATGTCCATGTTCTAATCCTGTGCATTGTTCTTAACCTTACATGGGAAGAAACTTGGTGATTAAGATTTTGAGATGGGGTGATTATCCTTGGTTATCTAGATAGGCCCACTATAATCCCAAGGGTTCTTAAGGAGACAAGGAGGTCAAATGTAGAGGTAGGAGTTGTGACAATGAGAGcaagagattggagtgatgtgtgGAAGTGGCCgggagccaaggaatgcaggtggttCCTAGAATCTGAAAAGGGCAAGGAAACATTCTATTTTTAGAGCATCCAGGACGAGCAAGGCCTACTGACATCTGACTGCTGACCTccgaactgtaagataataaatgcatTACCACTAAGTTCGTGCCAATAATAATAGGAAATTCAAATACCATCCTTCTGATTTGGGGAAAAAAGGTGACgaacacatattttattataaatatttactttaaaaaattacttggcAGTTAAAAGGAAGTAGTGGCATAATGAGCAGGACAGGACAGTTACCAGCTCCCCCTCAGATGCCTCTGGCTGGCTTCTCACATTCTCCAAGATCCAGCCTCTAGGCTCCAGTCTCGGCTACCTCTGCTGGGTGGTAGCTCACACTCCCTTTGGTTCCCCTTCTGTGTGTACACAACAGGGAAGACTAATCAGAAAACTGGCCCGGGAGCAGCTCATTTGCATGCACTTTGCATGAAGCGACtccacaaggggttggggaaggtTGTGCCTGAGGAAAGGGTCAGTGTAATACCTGTGTTGCCTTCTCATCTGCACAAGGAAGGCGACGCTGGTGACAGCAAAAAGGAGGCCAAAAACCAGGGCTAGGATGTCACCTGGAATGGAGAGCGGAGAGGGCTGCTTTGGGAAGGAAGAGGGGTCTGCAGAGTTCCTCAACACCTGCCTCAGTGCACTCCACCACCCCTGCCCCGAGTTCTCAGGCAGCCCCcagtgcctcagtctccagaagaGGCCAGCCAAGGGATGAGGGTGGATACACGAGAAGGGGTAAGATAAGcaccatttttccttcctaaaaGCCAAGTAAAAGGGCtgtttggggccaggcacagtggctcatacctacagTCCCAGTGTTTTGAGAGGCTTAGGTgaaaggattgcctgagcctaggagttccaggctgcagtgagctatgatcgtgccacaacaccccagcctggacaagagtgagaccctatctttaaaaaaagcgGGGGGAGGTTGGGGAGAGGGATGCTAGGAGATTTCTCAAGCTTCATTCTAATCAATTAGGCCCTGGGGACAATGGGGAAATCCCCACCATGATCTGCCTCTAATATTGGGATTGGGGTCTGTTCTGCAGAAAAGGAGAGGGAGCAGAGGCGGTCCTGAGCAGCCCTGAGGCTGAATGGTGCTGAGGAGTCTCCTGGCATCAGGACCAAGAGGAGGGGCACAGACTCACCAGCAGCCAGGCAGGAATTCAGCTGGACTggagagaaaaagggagatgTGAGAGGCGGGCTGTGACAACCAATGACAGACACTGGCACACACATGGGAGGATAAGGGACCCCCGGCTGGGGGGACACCAGACAAAGCTGTACCTGGCTCAGCAGCCCGAGGACTGCTGTCCACTCCAGCAGGGAAGGAGGCCTCAATCACTCGCCCATTCAAAGGCTGCGTTGCTCGGAAGTTCAGCTGTAGCCGAGAGTCACCAGGTCCCCACAGGGCGTCAGAGAGGGTGTGGAGCTAGGGAGGTCAGTAGACAGTGTGGGTGGGTTCACGGCATGACAGGAAACAAAGGTCCCAGGCCAGCTCACAACCAGCACCTCAGGGCTCCACCCTCCATCTCCTGTATTCCCCACCCGGCCCCTTGGTTTCTTTTACAAATCAATTCATGTATCCTAAAGATGGTaggcagtggtgggatcatagctcactgcagcctcactcagggactcaagcgatcttcccacctcagcctcctgagtagctggaactaggtgcgcaccaccatgcccggctatttttggttttgttggggtttttttggtagagatggggtcacacTATGTTTCCCTgccttgtcttgaactcctgggctcaaaccattctc encodes:
- the TPM2 gene encoding tropomyosin beta chain isoform X2 gives rise to the protein MDAIKKKMQMLKLDKENAIDRAEQAEADKKQAEDRCKQLEEEQQALQKKLKGTEDEVEKYSESVKEAQEKLEQAEKKATDAEADVASLNRRIQLVEEELDRAQERLATALQKLEEAEKAADESERGMKVIENRAMKDEEKMELQEMQLKEAKHIAEDSDRKYEEVARKLVILEGELERSEERAEVAESRARQLEEELRTMDQALKSLMASEEEYSTKEDKYEEEIKLLEEKLKEAETRAEFAERSVAKLEKTIDDLEDEVYAQKMKYKAISEELDNALNDITSL
- the TPM2 gene encoding tropomyosin beta chain isoform X1, producing MDAIKKKMQMLKLDKENAIDRAEQAEADKKQAEDRCKQLEEEQQALQKKLKGTEDEVEKYSESVKEAQEKLEQAEKKATDAEADVASLNRRIQLVEEELDRAQERLATALQKLEEAEKAADESERGMKVIENRAMKDEEKMELQEMQLKEAKHIAEDSDRKYEEVARKLVILEGELERSEERAEVAESRARQLEEELRTMDQALKSLMASEEEYSTKEDKYEEEIKLLEEKLKEAETRAEFAERSVAKLEKTIDDLEETLASAKEENVEIHQTLDQTLLELNNL
- the TPM2 gene encoding tropomyosin beta chain isoform X4 is translated as MDAIKKKMQMLKLDKENAIDRAEQAEADKKQAEDRCKQLEEEQQALQKKLKGTEDEVEKYSESVKEAQEKLEQAEKKATDAEADVASLNRRIQLVEEELDRAQERLATALQKLEEAEKAADESERGMKVIENRAMKDEEKMELQEMQLKEAKHIAEDSDRKYEEVARKLVILEGELERSEERAEVAESKCGDLEEELKIVTNNLKSLEAQADKYSTKEDKYEEEIKLLEEKLKEAETRAEFAERSVAKLEKTIDDLEDEVYAQKMKYKAISEELDNALNDITSL
- the TPM2 gene encoding tropomyosin beta chain isoform X3, whose product is MDAIKKKMQMLKLDKENAIDRAEQAEADKKQAEDRCKQLEEEQQALQKKLKGTEDEVEKYSESVKEAQEKLEQAEKKATDAEADVASLNRRIQLVEEELDRAQERLATALQKLEEAEKAADESERGMKVIENRAMKDEEKMELQEMQLKEAKHIAEDSDRKYEEVARKLVILEGELERSEERAEVAESKCGDLEEELKIVTNNLKSLEAQADKYSTKEDKYEEEIKLLEEKLKEAETRAEFAERSVAKLEKTIDDLEETLASAKEENVEIHQTLDQTLLELNNL